The genomic DNA CGTCCGCGCACGCAGGATCTCGTCGTCGGGCGGACGGCGCGGGACCGTCCAGTCGTCGGCGAGGCGCGCGCGTGCGCGATCCCAGGGAGACTCCTCGCTCACGCGATCTCCAGCCGCGACAAGGTCTCGAGGTGTCGCGCCGCGGCCTCGGCCAGGCGCCCCGCCGGCTCGCCGTCGGTGTGGGGGAGAGGGGAGTCGGGGGAGAGGCGCTCCGCCTCGACCCGCGCGCGCTCGTAGCCCAGGCGCGCGCCCTCGAGGTCTCCCGCGCGGAGGCGCAGAGACGCCCGCATGAAGTGCGCGATCGCGGCGCGGGGCGAGCTGGCGAGCGTGCGGTCCAGCACCGCCTCCGCCTCCTCGTGGCGGTCGAGGGCGATGAGCAAGGTCGCGTGCATGATGCGATGGTCTTCGTCGGCGTCCCCGCGCGCCTCGATGCGCTCGATCTCGGTCAACGCGCCGAGGGGGTCCAGGTCGGCCAGGCGTCGGACGCCCGTGATCTCCGGCTCGGGCTCGGGCGGCAACGCCTTGCGGGGGCCGGGCGCGTCGCTGCGACGCGAGCGAGGGCGCGGCGGCGGCGCGGGGGTGGATCGGCGCTGATAGACGACGCCCTGCTGCGTGACGATCGCCTCGAGCCCGCCGACGGCGTGCAGGGGGGGATCGGACGGTCCCGTCAGCAGCCACCCTCCATCCACCAGCGCCCCCGCGAGCCGCTCGACGACCTCGGGGACCGCGTCCTGCGCGAAGTAGATGAGCACGTTCCGGCACAAGATCACGTCGAGCTCCGCGGCCGGAGGCGGATCGCTCGCGAGGTTGAGGCGGGAGAAGCGCACCGCGTCCTTGATGCGGGCGTCGAGGTCGTACACGCCGCCCACGTCCCGCATGTGTCGCCGCGCGCGCTTCGCCTCTTCGGCCCGCAGGGACCACTCCCGGTAGCGCCCTCGCCCCGAGAGGGCCAACGCCTGCGCCGAGAGGTCGGTCGCCCAGAGCTGCGCCGTCGGGAGCATCCCCTCGTCCGCCAGGAGGATCGCCAGCGAGTAGATCTCCTCGCCGCTCGCGCACCCCGCGCTCCACGCGCGGAGCCCGGGGCCGCCCGCCGCTTGCCGCGCGGCCACCTTGGGCAGCACCTGCTCGGCGATCAGCGCGTAGTGCCAGGCGTCGCGGAAGAAGTAGGTCTCGCCGACCGTGAGGCGGTTGGCGAGATCGTCGAAGAGCGACGGCTCGCGCTGCAGGCGCGCCACGAACGCGGCC from Sandaracinaceae bacterium includes the following:
- a CDS encoding protein-glutamate O-methyltransferase CheR; protein product: MSGSMGEVKRWFGARTGLELERMGPDHVRQAIEGAMRDAGCHDEAAFVARLQREPSLFDDLANRLTVGETYFFRDAWHYALIAEQVLPKVAARQAAGGPGLRAWSAGCASGEEIYSLAILLADEGMLPTAQLWATDLSAQALALSGRGRYREWSLRAEEAKRARRHMRDVGGVYDLDARIKDAVRFSRLNLASDPPPAAELDVILCRNVLIYFAQDAVPEVVERLAGALVDGGWLLTGPSDPPLHAVGGLEAIVTQQGVVYQRRSTPAPPPRPRSRRSDAPGPRKALPPEPEPEITGVRRLADLDPLGALTEIERIEARGDADEDHRIMHATLLIALDRHEEAEAVLDRTLASSPRAAIAHFMRASLRLRAGDLEGARLGYERARVEAERLSPDSPLPHTDGEPAGRLAEAAARHLETLSRLEIA